From the genome of Sulfitobacter sp. DSM 110093, one region includes:
- a CDS encoding AMP-binding protein, giving the protein MKLHPSGHEDTFARENLPPFDQWPGLNLDQFTYPDRVNIGVELTDTMVEKGFGDHTALIGNGRRRTYKELADWTNRLARAMVDDLGVKPGNRVLIRSANNPAMVACWLAATKAGAVVVNTMPMLRAGELAAIVDKAEISHALCDTRLMDEMTTCAKSSKFLKTVVGFDGTSNHDAELDRLALEKPVQFEAADTAQDDVALLGFTSGTTGNPKATMHFHRDLLIIADGYAREVLGVTPEDVFVGSPPLAFTFGLGGLAVFPLRFGAAATLLETASPPNMIEIIEKYKATVCFTAPTAYRAMLQAMEEGADLSSLRAAVSAGETLPAPVYHEWKEKTGKPMLDGIGATEMLHIFISNRFDDHRAACTGKPITGYEARVIDAGGAEVPRGEVGRLAVRGPIGCRYLGDKRQADYVKDGWNITGDSFTMDEDGYLHFAARNDDMIISSGYNIAGPEVEAALLSHPLVSECGVVAAADEARGSIVQAHVVLVDGTPEDANTIKILQDHVKETIAPYKYPRDIRFIDELPKTATGKIQRFALREGK; this is encoded by the coding sequence ATGAAGCTGCACCCCAGTGGACATGAAGACACATTCGCCCGTGAGAACCTACCGCCGTTCGATCAATGGCCCGGCCTCAATCTAGATCAGTTCACTTATCCTGACCGCGTTAATATCGGCGTAGAACTTACTGATACTATGGTTGAAAAAGGCTTTGGAGATCACACGGCGTTGATCGGCAATGGGCGGCGGCGCACGTATAAAGAACTCGCCGATTGGACCAACCGTCTGGCCCGCGCCATGGTGGATGATCTTGGCGTCAAACCCGGCAATCGGGTGCTGATCCGCTCGGCCAACAACCCAGCGATGGTGGCCTGCTGGCTTGCCGCGACCAAGGCGGGCGCGGTGGTGGTGAATACCATGCCGATGCTGCGCGCAGGGGAGCTTGCGGCGATTGTCGACAAGGCTGAAATCAGCCACGCGCTTTGCGATACACGGCTGATGGATGAGATGACGACATGCGCGAAGTCGTCGAAATTCCTCAAGACGGTGGTTGGCTTTGACGGCACCAGCAACCATGATGCCGAACTTGACCGTTTGGCGCTCGAAAAGCCGGTTCAATTTGAGGCCGCCGACACCGCGCAAGACGATGTGGCGCTACTGGGGTTTACATCAGGAACGACTGGTAACCCCAAAGCAACAATGCATTTTCACCGAGACCTTCTGATTATTGCGGACGGCTATGCGCGCGAGGTTCTGGGGGTCACGCCCGAGGATGTCTTTGTCGGTTCGCCCCCCTTGGCCTTTACCTTCGGGCTTGGCGGCCTTGCAGTTTTTCCGCTGCGCTTCGGGGCCGCGGCAACGTTGCTGGAAACCGCCAGCCCGCCCAATATGATCGAGATCATTGAGAAATATAAGGCCACCGTCTGCTTTACCGCCCCCACCGCCTATCGCGCGATGTTGCAAGCGATGGAAGAGGGCGCGGACCTCAGCAGCCTGCGCGCTGCTGTGTCTGCCGGGGAAACGCTGCCCGCGCCTGTCTACCATGAGTGGAAAGAGAAAACCGGAAAACCCATGCTGGATGGGATCGGCGCGACAGAGATGTTGCATATCTTTATTTCCAACCGTTTCGACGACCATCGCGCGGCCTGCACGGGCAAGCCTATTACGGGCTATGAGGCACGGGTGATCGACGCGGGCGGCGCTGAGGTGCCGCGCGGCGAGGTGGGGCGGCTGGCCGTGCGCGGCCCGATTGGCTGCCGCTATCTGGGCGATAAACGTCAGGCCGATTACGTGAAAGACGGTTGGAACATCACTGGCGACAGTTTCACCATGGATGAGGACGGTTACCTGCACTTTGCCGCCCGCAACGACGATATGATCATCAGCTCGGGGTACAATATTGCCGGGCCAGAGGTTGAGGCAGCCTTGCTTAGCCACCCACTGGTGAGCGAATGTGGGGTGGTGGCTGCTGCGGACGAGGCGCGTGGTTCTATCGTGCAAGCGCATGTGGTTCTGGTTGATGGAACGCCGGAAGATGCCAATACAATCAAAATACTGCAGGATCATGTTAAAGAGACCATCGCGCCTTATAAGTACCCGCGCGATATTCGTTTCATCGATGAGTTGCCGAAAACCGCAACCGGAAAGATCCAGCGTTTCGCGCTGAGAGAGGGTAAATGA